Proteins found in one Mangifera indica cultivar Alphonso chromosome 15, CATAS_Mindica_2.1, whole genome shotgun sequence genomic segment:
- the LOC123197537 gene encoding uncharacterized protein LOC123197537 translates to MYIANVMENLSIFALSVHIFETRVFSLTDFLNSVPKCAFSSCSTPVLTDLETDLINSILQDDKNQLINVTTQALLNGNDNDALQTTASTAVLKILHLCCNLDSVICATALVNGELLGGVVAAVNKMDSATGLTAIHVAAESHAARCVEMLLKKRARTDIKSKDGRGRLALELSLCSNRMDVIWNPDDYSVEDLIVILSQKVFKQIIKKKFKNHRESK, encoded by the exons ATGTATATTGCGAATGTGATGGAAAATCTAAGTATTTTCGCACTTTCTGTGCACATATTT GAAACACGAGTATTCTCTTTAACGGATTTCTTAAACTCGGTTCCGAAATGTGCGTTCTCTTCATGTTCAACTCCCGTACTGACCGACTTAGAAACAGACCTCATCAACTCAATCCTCCAAGACGACAAAAATCAACTCATAAATGTTACTACACAGGCACTCCTCAACGGCAACGATAATGATGCCCTCCAAACGACGGCGTCGACGGCCGTCTTGAAGATCCTGCACCTCTGTTGCAACTTGGACTCCGTTATCTGCGCTACGGCGCTGGTCAACGGAGAGCTACTTGGAGGAGTGGTAGCGGCAGTCAACAAGATGGACAGTGCTACCGGTCTGACGGCCATCCACGTGGCTGCCGAGTCGCACGCGGCGCGTTGCGTGGAAATGCTGTTGAAGAAACGCGCCCGTACGGATATTAAAAGTAAGGACGGACGTGGAAGGCTGGCTCTGGAGTTGTCTCTGTGTAGCAATAG AATGGATGTGATTTGGAATCCAGATGACTACTCCGTCGAAGACTTGATCGTCATTCTTAGTCAAAAGGTTTTtaagcaaataataaaaaaaaaatttaagaaccATCGGGAAAGTAAATAg
- the LOC123197651 gene encoding NAP1-related protein 2-like isoform X1: protein MVSDKGKKSRVVEKVEDDENHAADIIDSELVLSIEKLQEVQDELEKVNEEASDKVLEVEQKYNELRRPVYEKRNEIIKSIPDFWIIAFMSHPAFSALLSDEDHKIFKYMHSLDVEDFKDVKSGYSIIFNFRENPYFENTKLTKTYKFLDEGTTKITGTTIKWKDGMDASNGTNNEKKGNKRPFSEESIFSWFGETEQKDIAELHDEVADIIKEDLWPNPLKYFNNEADEEEVSDGDEGDEEENAEDDDGKDAS from the exons ATGGTGAGTGACAAGGGAAAGAAATCAAGGGTCGTTGAGAAAGTGGAGGATGATGAGAATCATGCAGCTGACATAATTGATAGTGAACTCGTTTTGTCCATTGAAAAGTTGCAAGAGGTCCAAGATGAACTCGAAAAG GTGAATGAAGAAGCAAGTGATAAAGTGTTGGAAGTTGAGCAGAAATATAACGAGTTACGCAGGCCTGTCTACGAAAAGCgcaatgaaataattaaatctatCCCTGACTTCTGGATTATTGCG TTCATGAGTCATCCAGCATTTTCTGCTCTGCTGAGTGACGAAGACCACAAG ATCTTCAAGTACATGCATTCTCTTGATGTCGAGGACTTTAAAGATGTGAAATCTGGGTACTCCATCATATTT AATTTCCGTGAGAATccttattttgaaaatacaaagtTGACAAAAACGTACAAATTTCTTGACGAGGGAACTACAAAGATCACCGGCACTACCATTAAATGGAAGGACGGCATG GATGCTTCCAATGGAACCAATAAtgagaaaaaaggaaacaagCGTCCATTCAGTGAAGAGAG CATCTTTAGTTGGTTTGGTGAAACCGAACAGAAAGATATTGCCGAGCTTCATGATGAG GTGGCAGATATAATTAAGGAGGATTTATGGCCCAATCCTCTGAAGTATTTCAACAAT GAGGCTGATGAAGAAGAGGTGTCCGATGGAGATGAGGGTGATGAAGAG GAAAATGCTGAGGATGATGATGGTAAAGATGCTAGTTAA
- the LOC123197651 gene encoding NAP1-related protein 1-like isoform X2 has product MVSDKGKKSRVVEKVEDDENHAADIIDSELVLSIEKLQEVQDELEKVNEEASDKVLEVEQKYNELRRPVYEKRNEIIKSIPDFWIIANFRENPYFENTKLTKTYKFLDEGTTKITGTTIKWKDGMDASNGTNNEKKGNKRPFSEESIFSWFGETEQKDIAELHDEVADIIKEDLWPNPLKYFNNEADEEEVSDGDEGDEEENAEDDDGKDAS; this is encoded by the exons ATGGTGAGTGACAAGGGAAAGAAATCAAGGGTCGTTGAGAAAGTGGAGGATGATGAGAATCATGCAGCTGACATAATTGATAGTGAACTCGTTTTGTCCATTGAAAAGTTGCAAGAGGTCCAAGATGAACTCGAAAAG GTGAATGAAGAAGCAAGTGATAAAGTGTTGGAAGTTGAGCAGAAATATAACGAGTTACGCAGGCCTGTCTACGAAAAGCgcaatgaaataattaaatctatCCCTGACTTCTGGATTATTGCG AATTTCCGTGAGAATccttattttgaaaatacaaagtTGACAAAAACGTACAAATTTCTTGACGAGGGAACTACAAAGATCACCGGCACTACCATTAAATGGAAGGACGGCATG GATGCTTCCAATGGAACCAATAAtgagaaaaaaggaaacaagCGTCCATTCAGTGAAGAGAG CATCTTTAGTTGGTTTGGTGAAACCGAACAGAAAGATATTGCCGAGCTTCATGATGAG GTGGCAGATATAATTAAGGAGGATTTATGGCCCAATCCTCTGAAGTATTTCAACAAT GAGGCTGATGAAGAAGAGGTGTCCGATGGAGATGAGGGTGATGAAGAG GAAAATGCTGAGGATGATGATGGTAAAGATGCTAGTTAA